The following proteins are co-located in the Mesorhizobium australicum WSM2073 genome:
- a CDS encoding DMT family transporter encodes MNEITATAETTERTLGILLVSSSAAVFGLTGVLTKSIHADPLTITCWRGFVGAILISLYVLWRRRRAGNREPLRLGWRGWLLAVEGALASIAFISAFKFTFVANVAVIYATSPFIAAVLAWMLVREPFRLQTMVAAAVSLCGVAIMVWSGFATGNLFGDGLALLMTAGSALYMIMVRAFRDTPVVWAGAVSAFLLFILGWFVTDPLAVSSRDAILLATFGASFALASILWTEGSRLIPAPESGLLGSAEVPFAILFAFLFLAEIPPLASMVGGAIVLGAVFAHAGRDWLKARSRQASSNIS; translated from the coding sequence ATGAATGAGATCACGGCCACCGCGGAAACCACCGAACGCACGCTGGGTATCCTGCTGGTATCATCCTCGGCGGCGGTATTCGGGCTGACCGGCGTGTTGACCAAGTCGATCCATGCCGATCCGCTGACGATCACCTGCTGGCGCGGCTTTGTCGGCGCGATCCTGATCAGCCTCTACGTATTGTGGCGCCGCCGCCGTGCCGGCAACCGTGAACCGCTGCGGCTTGGCTGGCGCGGCTGGCTGCTAGCCGTCGAAGGCGCACTGGCCAGCATCGCCTTCATTTCCGCTTTCAAGTTCACTTTCGTCGCCAATGTCGCGGTCATCTACGCGACGTCGCCCTTCATTGCCGCCGTACTGGCCTGGATGCTGGTGCGCGAACCTTTCCGGCTGCAGACGATGGTGGCGGCGGCGGTGTCGCTGTGCGGGGTCGCCATCATGGTGTGGTCGGGTTTTGCCACCGGCAATTTGTTCGGCGACGGGCTGGCGCTGCTGATGACGGCCGGCAGCGCGCTGTACATGATCATGGTTCGCGCGTTCCGTGACACGCCCGTGGTGTGGGCCGGCGCGGTTTCGGCCTTCCTGCTGTTCATACTCGGATGGTTCGTCACGGATCCCCTGGCGGTCTCATCAAGGGACGCCATCCTGCTTGCCACCTTCGGCGCGTCCTTCGCGCTGGCTTCCATTCTGTGGACGGAAGGCTCGCGGCTGATCCCGGCGCCTGAATCGGGCCTGCTCGGTTCGGCGGAAGTGCCGTTCGCGATCCTGTTCGCATTTCTGTTCCTGGCCGAAATCCCGCCGCTGGCCAGCATGGTCGGCGGGGCCATCGTGCTCGGCGCCGTCTTTGCCCATGCCGGCCGCGATTGGCTGAAGGCACGCTCCCGGCAAGCGTCTTCAAATATTTCGTAA
- a CDS encoding LysR substrate-binding domain-containing protein: protein METLDPDLLRTFLAFVDSGSLAQAAANVGRSPSAVTAQMQRLEEIVGEPVLAPQGRRRGLTPAGEDLVGHARRILAVHREAWLALKGARAAGRVAIGTTQDFADSGLPDLLRAFASSHPRVRIELRVGRSAELAQALQAGSLDLAIVMRQAAVPDEVGVLREPMIWLCSNKGLASRQEELPLALLDPYCGFREAALAALDAAGRRYRIAAGSASLAGLRTAVNAGVALTLRTPRFAHSGIVEAPRELGLPPAPMAEFAIRLRAGADAPAGDLATLLGGSLALSGPLG, encoded by the coding sequence ATGGAAACGCTTGATCCCGACCTGCTCAGAACCTTCCTTGCTTTCGTCGACAGCGGTTCGCTGGCGCAGGCGGCGGCCAATGTCGGCCGCTCACCCTCGGCGGTGACGGCGCAGATGCAGCGCTTGGAAGAGATCGTTGGTGAGCCGGTTCTGGCGCCGCAGGGCAGGCGGCGCGGCCTGACGCCGGCAGGCGAGGATCTTGTCGGGCACGCCAGGCGTATTCTTGCTGTGCATCGCGAGGCCTGGCTGGCGCTGAAGGGCGCACGCGCTGCCGGGCGCGTCGCCATCGGCACGACGCAGGATTTCGCCGATAGCGGCCTGCCGGACCTGCTGCGTGCCTTCGCCTCCAGCCATCCCCGCGTCAGGATCGAACTGCGTGTCGGCCGCTCCGCCGAACTGGCGCAGGCGTTACAAGCTGGCAGCCTCGATCTGGCGATCGTCATGCGCCAGGCTGCCGTGCCGGACGAGGTCGGCGTGCTGCGCGAGCCGATGATATGGCTGTGTTCGAACAAGGGACTGGCCTCGCGGCAGGAAGAATTGCCGCTGGCGCTGCTCGACCCCTATTGCGGGTTTCGCGAAGCGGCACTCGCCGCGCTCGACGCCGCCGGCCGCCGCTATCGCATCGCTGCCGGCAGCGCCAGCCTGGCCGGGCTGCGCACTGCGGTAAATGCCGGTGTTGCGCTGACCTTGCGAACCCCGCGCTTTGCCCATTCCGGCATCGTCGAAGCGCCCCGCGAACTTGGCTTGCCGCCGGCTCCGATGGCTGAGTTCGCGATCCGCCTGCGCGCCGGTGCCGATGCGCCCGCGGGCGATCTGGCGACGCTGCTCGGCGGTAGCCTCGCCTTGTCCGGACCGCTTGGTTGA
- a CDS encoding tautomerase family protein, with protein sequence MPIINVSVTGKPDATLSASIAREITEITATHLRKDPTITAVAVSYLDPQHWFAGGKSLAEHGTNTFWLDIKVVDGTNTKLELEAYLKAIFDALGRLLGGVHQESYAFVHEVPAAAYGYGGKTQEFRFISGRLNAA encoded by the coding sequence ATGCCCATCATCAATGTCAGCGTCACCGGCAAGCCCGACGCCACCCTGTCGGCCAGCATCGCCAGGGAAATAACCGAGATCACCGCCACGCATCTGCGCAAGGATCCGACGATCACCGCAGTTGCCGTGTCCTATCTCGATCCGCAGCACTGGTTCGCCGGCGGCAAGTCGCTCGCCGAGCACGGCACCAACACATTCTGGCTCGACATCAAGGTGGTCGACGGCACCAACACAAAGCTCGAACTGGAGGCCTATCTCAAGGCGATCTTCGATGCCCTTGGCCGCCTGCTAGGCGGCGTGCACCAGGAGAGCTATGCTTTCGTGCATGAGGTTCCGGCAGCGGCCTATGGCTACGGCGGCAAGACGCAGGAGTTCCGTTTCATCAGCGGGCGGCTGAACGCGGCGTGA
- a CDS encoding AMP-binding protein: MILTLALLAGLVVAWLLIGVVEKFRLGLRFTQALLYAPFKLAYRISDNRIKIARKAQVPVIYVISHQSRFEPALMLSLLPDDTLHILDEVSARSPWLEPWRELGRTIAFNAEHVFVSRRLVRVLKGKGRLAVYLPDAVEPDVKTFRLFRAVTRIAMQADARIVPIFVAGARNLPVSLTSADKAPRHWFPRLSISVLEPMTIAELVARNPDQASNTNALFDRVAEARLFGTDLDRGLFLAMRDAATRIGASRPIIEDVISGALSYRKMFIGARVLGRRFEAVTAPGEAVGVMLPNANGVVLSLVGLLSAGRVAAMINYTAGPASVTAAVRTAVIRTVVSSRAFVEKADLADIVAAVEKGGARLLWLEDVRESVTTLDKLAAALLWRLPLQRQDAAKPGVILFTSGSEGTPKAVVLSQKNLLANAMQAEARITISPADILLNVLPVFHSFGLTGGTILPLVTGVKLFLYPSPLHYKLIPEIARKVKPTIMFGTDTFLANYARTAKDGDFSSLRFVVAGAEAVKPDTRRVYRERFQAEIIEGFGLTEAAPVVAVNTAIHGRDGTVGRLLPAIRMKLEPVEGINDAGQLWLDGPNMMMGYMTADRPGELQPLTGWHDTGDIVAVDREGFISIRGRAKRFAKIAGEMVSLGAVEMLVQSLWPEERHAAVAVPDKRRGERIVLVTTADDASAEELRQFGKKTGAAELMVPNDIVKVEEIPVLGSGKTDYVSTRKLAIDRLGLGVAA, from the coding sequence ATGATCCTGACACTGGCGCTGCTTGCGGGTCTGGTTGTGGCCTGGTTGCTGATCGGCGTGGTGGAAAAATTCCGCCTCGGCCTGCGCTTCACCCAAGCGCTGCTCTACGCACCGTTCAAGCTCGCCTACCGGATCAGCGACAATCGCATCAAGATCGCTCGCAAGGCGCAGGTGCCGGTCATCTATGTCATCTCGCACCAGTCGCGCTTCGAGCCGGCGCTGATGCTGTCGCTGCTGCCCGACGACACGCTGCATATACTCGACGAGGTCTCGGCGCGTTCGCCTTGGCTCGAACCGTGGCGCGAACTCGGCCGCACCATTGCCTTCAACGCCGAGCATGTCTTCGTCAGCCGCCGGCTGGTGCGCGTGCTGAAGGGCAAGGGCCGGCTGGCCGTCTATCTGCCGGACGCGGTCGAGCCCGACGTCAAGACGTTTCGGCTGTTCCGCGCCGTCACCCGCATCGCCATGCAGGCCGACGCCCGCATCGTGCCGATCTTCGTCGCCGGCGCCCGCAACCTGCCGGTGTCGCTGACGTCGGCGGACAAGGCACCGCGTCACTGGTTTCCACGGCTGTCGATCAGTGTCCTGGAGCCGATGACGATCGCCGAACTGGTGGCGCGCAATCCGGACCAGGCTTCCAACACCAATGCGCTGTTCGACCGCGTCGCGGAGGCCCGGCTTTTTGGCACCGACCTCGACCGCGGCCTGTTCCTTGCCATGCGCGACGCCGCAACCAGGATCGGCGCTTCGCGTCCGATCATCGAGGACGTCATTTCCGGGGCGCTGAGCTACCGCAAGATGTTCATCGGCGCGCGGGTGCTGGGCAGGCGCTTCGAGGCGGTGACGGCGCCGGGCGAAGCTGTGGGGGTAATGCTGCCCAACGCCAACGGCGTCGTGCTGTCGCTCGTCGGCCTGCTCTCGGCGGGCCGTGTGGCGGCGATGATCAACTACACGGCCGGGCCGGCAAGCGTCACCGCGGCTGTCCGCACCGCCGTCATCCGCACCGTTGTCTCTTCGCGTGCCTTCGTCGAGAAGGCCGATCTCGCCGATATCGTCGCCGCGGTCGAGAAGGGCGGCGCCAGGCTGCTGTGGCTGGAAGATGTACGCGAAAGCGTCACCACGCTGGACAAGCTTGCAGCCGCCTTGCTGTGGCGCCTGCCGCTGCAGCGACAGGACGCGGCAAAGCCCGGCGTGATCCTGTTCACCTCGGGCTCCGAAGGCACGCCGAAGGCCGTTGTTCTGTCGCAAAAGAATCTCCTCGCCAATGCCATGCAGGCCGAGGCGCGGATCACCATTTCGCCGGCGGACATCCTGCTCAACGTGTTGCCGGTGTTCCATTCGTTCGGCCTGACGGGCGGCACCATCCTGCCACTGGTCACCGGGGTAAAGCTGTTCCTCTATCCCTCGCCTCTCCACTACAAGCTCATCCCCGAGATCGCGCGCAAGGTGAAACCGACCATCATGTTCGGCACCGACACTTTCCTCGCCAACTATGCGCGCACCGCCAAGGACGGGGATTTTTCCAGTCTGCGCTTCGTCGTCGCCGGCGCCGAGGCGGTGAAGCCGGATACCCGCCGCGTCTATCGCGAACGCTTCCAGGCCGAGATCATCGAAGGCTTCGGTCTCACCGAGGCGGCGCCCGTGGTTGCCGTCAACACCGCGATCCACGGCCGCGACGGCACGGTCGGCCGGCTTCTGCCGGCCATTCGCATGAAACTGGAGCCGGTCGAAGGCATCAACGATGCCGGCCAGTTGTGGCTCGACGGGCCGAACATGATGATGGGCTACATGACCGCGGACCGCCCCGGCGAGCTCCAGCCCCTGACCGGCTGGCACGACACGGGCGATATCGTCGCCGTCGACCGCGAAGGCTTCATCAGCATTCGCGGCCGCGCCAAGCGCTTCGCCAAGATCGCTGGCGAGATGGTGTCGCTGGGTGCGGTCGAGATGCTGGTGCAGTCGCTTTGGCCGGAAGAACGCCATGCGGCGGTGGCGGTGCCGGACAAGAGGCGGGGCGAGCGCATCGTGCTGGTCACCACCGCCGACGATGCCAGCGCCGAGGAGTTGCGTCAGTTCGGCAAAAAGACCGGAGCGGCCGAACTGATGGTGCCGAACGACATCGTCAAGGTCGAGGAGATCCCGGTGCTCGGTTCCGGCAAGACCGACTATGTGTCGACGAGAAAGCTGGCGATCGACCGGCTCGGACTTGGCGTGGCGGCCTGA
- a CDS encoding CDP-alcohol phosphatidyltransferase family protein has protein sequence MGTQYKKFEAHASGGPRIREIPMRMVLPNLVTVLAICAGLSGIRFGFEGRFEPAVVMVLLAAFLDGIDGRLARMLKATSKFGAQMDSLADIVNFGVAPALVLYAFLLDRAGSPGWIAALLFAIACGLRLARFNVLDDEKADRPIWQTEYFVGVPAPAGAVLVMLPLYLYFLRLGVEPSRPAAFVATGFTILVAFLLVSRLPVYSGKSIKIPGDRVLPVILAVVLYILLLMTYPWYTLTASVAGYLIFLPFSVRAYSKRAKLEGEKVPPSDIG, from the coding sequence GTGGGCACGCAATATAAAAAATTCGAGGCCCATGCCAGCGGCGGTCCGCGCATCCGCGAGATCCCCATGCGCATGGTGCTGCCCAATCTGGTCACCGTGCTTGCCATCTGCGCCGGCCTGTCCGGGATCCGCTTCGGCTTCGAGGGGCGTTTCGAGCCGGCGGTGGTAATGGTGCTGCTGGCCGCTTTTCTCGACGGCATTGACGGCCGCCTGGCGCGGATGCTGAAGGCGACCTCCAAATTCGGCGCGCAGATGGATTCCCTGGCCGACATCGTCAATTTCGGCGTTGCGCCGGCACTGGTGCTCTATGCCTTCCTGCTCGACCGCGCCGGCTCGCCAGGCTGGATCGCGGCACTGCTGTTTGCGATCGCTTGCGGGCTGCGGCTGGCGCGTTTCAACGTGCTCGACGACGAGAAGGCCGACCGCCCGATATGGCAGACCGAATATTTCGTCGGTGTGCCGGCGCCGGCAGGCGCCGTTCTGGTGATGCTGCCGCTCTATCTCTATTTCCTGCGGCTTGGGGTGGAGCCCAGCCGGCCGGCCGCCTTCGTCGCCACCGGCTTCACCATCCTGGTGGCCTTCCTGCTGGTCAGCCGCTTGCCAGTCTATTCAGGCAAGAGCATCAAGATCCCCGGCGACAGGGTGCTGCCGGTCATCCTCGCCGTCGTCCTCTACATTCTCTTGCTGATGACCTATCCCTGGTACACGCTGACGGCATCGGTCGCGGGCTACCTGATCTTTCTCCCATTCAGCGTGCGCGCCTATTCCAAGCGAGCCAAGCTGGAAGGCGAGAAGGTGCCGCCTTCGGACATAGGTTAG
- a CDS encoding phosphatidylserine decarboxylase, with protein sequence MSLVDTVKNAFVPIHREGYPFIAAFGAATLFLGYFSSILFWIGLILTAWCVYFFRDPERVTPVDDRLVVSPADGIVSAVGPAVPPRELGLGNVEMTRISVFMNVFSCHVNRSPVRGRIARIEHRPGKFLNAELDKASTENERNGLVIESPNGTVAAVQIAGLVARRIVCWTEAGASIGTGERFGLIRFGSRVDVFLPLTATPRVAVGQTAVGGETVLAEFGGVAGTPLVRIS encoded by the coding sequence ATGAGCCTTGTCGACACGGTCAAGAACGCGTTCGTACCGATCCATCGCGAAGGCTATCCCTTCATCGCGGCGTTTGGCGCGGCGACGCTGTTCCTCGGCTATTTCTCCTCGATCCTGTTCTGGATCGGCCTGATCCTGACCGCCTGGTGCGTCTATTTCTTCCGTGACCCCGAGCGCGTCACGCCTGTTGACGATCGCCTGGTGGTAAGCCCCGCCGATGGCATCGTCTCGGCGGTCGGGCCGGCCGTGCCACCGCGCGAGCTTGGCCTCGGCAATGTCGAGATGACCCGCATCTCCGTGTTCATGAACGTCTTTTCCTGTCACGTGAACCGCTCTCCGGTGCGCGGCCGCATCGCCAGGATCGAACATCGGCCGGGAAAATTCCTCAATGCCGAGTTGGACAAGGCGAGCACGGAAAACGAGCGCAACGGCCTCGTCATCGAGAGCCCCAACGGCACGGTGGCGGCAGTCCAGATCGCCGGCCTGGTGGCGCGCCGCATTGTCTGCTGGACCGAGGCCGGCGCTTCGATCGGCACCGGCGAGCGTTTCGGCCTAATCCGCTTCGGCTCGCGCGTCGACGTGTTCCTGCCCTTGACCGCCACGCCGCGCGTCGCCGTTGGCCAGACGGCGGTCGGCGGCGAAACCGTGCTCGCCGAATTCGGCGGTGTCGCCGGCACGCCCCTGGTGCGGATTTCCTGA
- a CDS encoding SMP-30/gluconolactonase/LRE family protein, with protein sequence MRISSGDKPYIVMEGLAFGESPRWHDGRLWVCNWGTGEIIAVDAGGSRKIMLTIPAVLPYSIDWLPDGRLLVVSGREGLLLRQEADGSLVIHADLRGLSKSPWNEIVVDGRGNIYVNGGGPAPATGQHFGPGTIVLVTPDGAVRQVADTIAFANGMAVTPDNKTLIIAESHANRLTAFDIAADGSLSNRRTWADLDGYPDGICLDADGAVWYADVPNKHCVRVREGGDVLQTVTADRGCFACMLGAADRKTLFITAAEWRGFEHMTSEARTGQVLGIEAPAPSVGWPG encoded by the coding sequence ATGCGAATATCGTCCGGCGACAAACCGTACATCGTCATGGAAGGTCTCGCCTTCGGGGAATCGCCACGCTGGCATGACGGACGCCTGTGGGTCTGCAATTGGGGCACCGGCGAGATCATCGCCGTCGATGCCGGCGGCAGCCGCAAGATCATGCTCACGATTCCGGCTGTCCTGCCGTACTCAATCGACTGGCTGCCGGATGGTCGTCTGCTGGTTGTCTCAGGCCGCGAGGGCCTGCTGTTGCGGCAGGAAGCCGATGGCTCGCTCGTCATCCACGCCGACCTGCGCGGCCTGTCGAAAAGCCCGTGGAATGAGATCGTCGTCGACGGGCGCGGCAACATCTACGTCAATGGCGGCGGGCCGGCGCCGGCGACCGGCCAGCATTTCGGTCCCGGCACCATCGTGCTGGTCACACCGGATGGCGCGGTCAGGCAAGTGGCGGACACTATCGCCTTTGCGAACGGCATGGCGGTGACCCCGGACAACAAGACGCTGATCATTGCCGAATCCCATGCCAACCGGCTGACCGCGTTTGACATTGCCGCCGACGGTTCCTTGTCCAACAGACGCACCTGGGCCGATCTCGACGGATATCCCGACGGCATCTGCCTCGATGCGGACGGGGCGGTCTGGTATGCCGACGTTCCCAACAAGCATTGCGTGCGGGTGCGCGAAGGCGGTGACGTCTTGCAGACCGTCACCGCCGATCGCGGCTGCTTTGCCTGCATGCTGGGCGCTGCGGACCGGAAAACGCTGTTCATCACCGCCGCCGAGTGGCGCGGCTTCGAGCATATGACAAGCGAGGCCCGCACCGGCCAGGTGCTCGGCATTGAAGCGCCGGCACCGAGTGTGGGGTGGCCTGGCTAG
- a CDS encoding antibiotic biosynthesis monooxygenase — translation MSFTNQDVNGGSVFRVDKFVVPANARDEILAKVKMTHELLRLQQGFVQDFLLEQFSGPGEFNLVTIVEWESQAAVDNVVPIVKAAHERIAFNPQETIARLGVRADIANYQRVPGL, via the coding sequence ATGAGCTTTACGAATCAGGATGTTAACGGCGGCAGCGTGTTCAGGGTCGACAAGTTCGTCGTGCCCGCCAATGCCCGCGATGAAATCCTCGCAAAGGTGAAGATGACGCACGAGTTGCTGCGTCTGCAGCAAGGCTTCGTCCAGGACTTTCTGCTCGAGCAATTCTCAGGACCGGGCGAATTCAACCTCGTCACCATCGTCGAATGGGAAAGCCAGGCTGCGGTCGACAACGTGGTGCCGATCGTCAAGGCTGCGCACGAGCGCATAGCCTTCAACCCGCAGGAGACGATCGCCCGGCTCGGAGTGCGAGCTGATATCGCCAATTATCAGCGCGTGCCGGGACTCTAG